A region of Cyanobium sp. ATX 6F1 DNA encodes the following proteins:
- the pstC gene encoding phosphate ABC transporter permease subunit PstC gives MTISSNGDLFTLKRRPPSEKLLDLGFRQLVIVLASLVAIVLLGILLTVMHGSEEAIKQFGLGFLVNSAWNPVKEEYGAFTAIYGTIVSSLLSLLIAVPLGVGTAIFITENLIPLKLRTLIGLMVELLAAIPSVVLGLWAIFVMEPFLRPLLTWLYDALGWLPIFSTQPQGPGMAPAVLILVVMILPIITAISRDSLNQVPPELRQAAYGIGTTRWGAILQVILPAAVSGITGGVMLALGRAMGETMAVTMIIGNSNNFSVSLLAPGNTIASMLANQFGEADGSQVSSLMYAALVLMVLTLVVNIFAQWVVKRLSLKY, from the coding sequence ATGACGATCAGTTCGAACGGGGACCTGTTCACGCTGAAGCGCAGGCCCCCCAGCGAAAAACTCCTCGATCTCGGCTTCCGCCAACTGGTGATCGTGCTGGCTTCCCTGGTGGCGATCGTGCTGCTGGGAATCCTGCTCACCGTGATGCATGGTTCCGAGGAAGCCATCAAGCAATTCGGTCTCGGCTTTCTGGTGAACTCCGCCTGGAACCCCGTCAAGGAGGAATACGGGGCGTTCACGGCCATCTACGGCACGATCGTCAGCTCCCTGCTCTCGCTGCTGATTGCCGTGCCCCTTGGGGTGGGAACGGCGATCTTCATCACCGAGAACCTGATTCCACTCAAACTCCGCACCCTGATCGGGCTGATGGTGGAGTTGCTGGCGGCGATTCCATCGGTGGTGCTCGGCCTCTGGGCCATCTTCGTGATGGAGCCCTTCCTGCGGCCCCTGCTGACCTGGCTCTATGACGCCCTTGGTTGGCTACCGATCTTCAGCACCCAGCCCCAGGGCCCTGGCATGGCACCGGCGGTCCTGATTCTGGTGGTGATGATCCTGCCGATCATCACGGCGATCTCCAGGGATTCTCTCAATCAGGTGCCTCCTGAGCTGCGTCAGGCGGCCTACGGCATCGGCACCACCCGCTGGGGGGCGATTCTTCAGGTGATCCTTCCAGCGGCGGTGTCGGGCATCACCGGTGGCGTGATGCTGGCCCTCGGGCGGGCCATGGGTGAAACCATGGCGGTGACGATGATCATCGGCAATTCCAACAACTTCAGCGTCTCGTTGCTGGCTCCGGGCAACACAATCGCCTCAATGTTGGCGAACCAGTTCGGTGAAGCCGACGGTTCCCAGGTCTCCTCCTTGATGTACGCGGCCCTGGTGCTGATGGTGCTCACCTTGGTGGTGAACATCTTTGCCCAGTGGGTCGTCAAACGCCTCAGCCTGAAGTACTGA
- the dnaK gene encoding molecular chaperone DnaK → MGRIVGIDLGTTNSVVAVLEGGRPQVIANAEGGRTTPSVVGFSRDQDLLVGQLARRQMVLNPRNTFANLKRFVGRNWSELEEGSLSVPYTVRANDQGNVRVVCPATEREYAPEELVASVLRKLVDDASTYLGEPVEAAVITVPAYFDDAQRQATRDAGRLAGISVERILNEPTAAALAYGFDRSTVKRVLVFDLGGGTFDVSVLRIANGVFDVKATSGDTQLGGNDWDRRVVDWLAEAFLAEHSIDLRRDRQALQRLTEAAEKAKQELSGVTSTPISLPFITTGPEGPLHIETTLERRVFEGLCPDLLDRLLRPVQRALRDSALAAEDIDDVVLVGGSTRMPMVQEMVRTLIPLEPCQSVNPDEVVAIGAAVQAGILTGELRDLMLNDVTPLSLGLETIGGVMKVLIPRNTPIPVRKSDLFSTSEANQSSVEVHVLQGERQMAEGNKSLGRFRLAGIPPAPRGVPQVQVSFDIDANGLLQVSATDRTTGRQQSVSIQGGSNLSEEEIATLLEEAERKAGEDRRKRVEIDRRNRAQTLVAQAERRLRDAALELGPYGAERQQRAVEMALREVHDLLAPGDAADLQDLDLAVSQLQEAIYGLNRRLSNERKQESNPLQGLKNTLGSLKDELFSDDEWDDWDRPGGSPRYGRDPWLEPSYGRERTPAAPRRYERDAPARRTSAPLPLSRSYDDDPWSEV, encoded by the coding sequence ATGGGGCGAATCGTCGGCATCGACCTGGGCACCACCAATTCGGTGGTGGCGGTTCTTGAAGGTGGCCGGCCGCAGGTGATTGCCAATGCCGAGGGGGGGCGCACCACCCCCTCGGTGGTGGGCTTCAGCCGTGATCAGGACCTGCTGGTGGGCCAACTGGCCCGCCGCCAGATGGTGCTGAACCCCCGCAACACCTTTGCCAATCTGAAGCGGTTCGTGGGCCGCAACTGGAGCGAACTGGAGGAGGGCAGCCTATCGGTGCCCTACACCGTGCGGGCCAACGACCAGGGCAATGTGCGGGTGGTCTGCCCGGCCACCGAGCGGGAGTATGCCCCCGAGGAGCTGGTGGCCAGCGTGCTGCGCAAGCTCGTCGATGACGCCTCCACCTACCTCGGCGAGCCGGTGGAGGCGGCGGTGATCACCGTTCCGGCCTATTTCGACGACGCCCAGCGCCAGGCGACCCGCGATGCCGGCCGGCTGGCGGGGATCAGCGTCGAGCGCATCCTCAACGAGCCCACGGCCGCCGCCCTGGCCTATGGCTTCGACCGCAGCACGGTCAAACGGGTGCTGGTGTTCGACCTGGGGGGCGGCACCTTCGATGTCTCGGTGCTGCGGATCGCCAATGGCGTCTTTGATGTCAAGGCCACCAGCGGCGACACCCAGCTGGGGGGCAATGACTGGGACCGGCGCGTCGTCGACTGGCTGGCGGAGGCGTTTCTGGCCGAGCACAGCATCGATCTGCGCCGGGACCGCCAGGCCCTGCAGCGGCTCACCGAGGCGGCCGAAAAGGCCAAGCAGGAGCTCTCCGGCGTCACCAGCACCCCGATTTCCCTGCCCTTCATCACCACCGGCCCGGAGGGTCCGCTGCACATCGAGACCACCTTGGAGCGGCGGGTCTTCGAGGGGCTCTGCCCCGACCTGCTCGACCGCTTGCTGCGGCCCGTGCAACGCGCTCTGCGGGATTCAGCCCTGGCCGCTGAGGACATCGACGATGTGGTGCTGGTGGGGGGCAGCACGCGCATGCCGATGGTGCAGGAGATGGTGCGCACCTTGATCCCCCTGGAGCCCTGCCAGTCGGTGAACCCCGATGAGGTGGTGGCGATCGGCGCGGCCGTTCAGGCCGGCATCCTCACCGGCGAGCTCCGCGATCTGATGCTCAACGATGTCACCCCTCTCTCGCTTGGATTGGAGACCATCGGCGGGGTGATGAAGGTGCTGATTCCGCGCAACACCCCGATCCCGGTGCGGAAATCGGATCTGTTCAGCACCTCGGAGGCCAACCAGAGCTCCGTGGAGGTGCATGTGCTCCAGGGGGAGCGCCAGATGGCCGAGGGCAACAAGTCGCTCGGCCGATTCCGGCTGGCGGGCATCCCTCCGGCCCCTCGGGGCGTTCCCCAGGTGCAGGTCTCCTTCGACATCGACGCCAATGGTCTGCTGCAGGTGTCGGCCACCGATCGCACCACCGGCCGGCAGCAGAGCGTCTCGATTCAGGGGGGCTCCAACCTCAGCGAAGAGGAGATTGCCACCCTGCTTGAGGAGGCGGAGCGCAAGGCCGGGGAAGACCGCCGCAAGCGCGTGGAGATCGACCGCCGCAACCGGGCCCAGACCCTGGTGGCCCAGGCGGAGCGGCGGCTCCGGGACGCCGCCCTGGAGCTGGGGCCCTACGGCGCCGAACGTCAGCAGCGGGCGGTGGAGATGGCCCTGAGGGAGGTTCATGATCTGCTCGCTCCAGGCGATGCCGCTGACCTGCAGGACCTGGACCTGGCGGTGAGTCAGCTGCAGGAGGCGATCTATGGGCTCAATCGGCGCCTGAGCAACGAACGCAAGCAGGAATCCAATCCGCTGCAGGGCCTCAAGAACACACTGGGCTCTCTCAAGGACGAGCTGTTCTCCGACGACGAGTGGGATGACTGGGATCGCCCTGGCGGTTCCCCCCGCTATGGCCGCGACCCCTGGTTGGAGCCCTCCTACGGCCGGGAGCGCACACCGGCAGCGCCCCGCCGCTACGAACGCGACGCCCCCGCGCGCCGCACCAGTGCGCCCCTGCCCCTCAGCCGCTCCTATGACGACGACCCCTGGTCGGAGGTCTGA
- a CDS encoding DnaJ domain-containing protein has protein sequence MTRSSTTAGSDYWAVLGLEPGADGPTLKRAFRQLARRWHPDLNGNDPVAEERFKLLNEAYAVLTDPKRRQAFELGFDPASGAAADPFATGFPDFDTYLDTLFGRRREPEPEPPATAAAAWEQGAPDLEQAAPGSVTPSPAPPAPVQAASDQESLVELTPEQALAGERIELVLSDGTTVEVWTPPLAGDGWRLRLAGVTPGGGDHFLQLRVRTAEGLRIDGLRVTFPLELMPADAALGCSVVVPTLAGPVKLRVPPGSSSGRLLRLRGRGLELDQQRGDQLVEIRIMVPDELSEAEEALYRRLQQLGHELE, from the coding sequence GTGACCCGCAGCAGCACCACCGCCGGCTCGGATTACTGGGCGGTGCTGGGCCTGGAGCCCGGTGCCGATGGCCCCACCCTCAAACGCGCCTTCCGTCAGTTGGCCCGTCGCTGGCATCCGGATCTCAACGGCAACGATCCGGTGGCCGAGGAGCGTTTCAAGCTTCTCAATGAGGCCTATGCGGTGCTCACCGATCCGAAGCGGCGCCAGGCCTTTGAGCTGGGCTTCGATCCGGCCTCGGGCGCTGCCGCTGACCCCTTCGCCACGGGATTCCCCGACTTCGACACCTACCTGGACACCCTGTTTGGCCGCCGCCGCGAGCCGGAGCCTGAACCTCCCGCAACGGCGGCAGCGGCCTGGGAGCAGGGGGCCCCAGACCTGGAGCAGGCCGCCCCTGGCTCGGTCACCCCTTCCCCGGCGCCGCCAGCGCCGGTGCAGGCAGCCTCCGACCAGGAATCCCTGGTGGAGCTCACCCCGGAGCAGGCCCTGGCGGGCGAACGGATCGAACTGGTGCTCAGTGATGGCACCACCGTGGAGGTCTGGACGCCTCCGCTGGCGGGGGATGGCTGGCGCCTGCGGCTTGCGGGGGTGACCCCCGGGGGCGGTGATCATTTCCTGCAGCTCCGGGTGCGCACCGCCGAGGGCCTGCGCATCGACGGCCTGCGGGTGACCTTCCCCCTGGAGTTGATGCCGGCCGATGCCGCCCTGGGTTGTTCGGTGGTGGTGCCCACCCTGGCCGGGCCGGTGAAGCTGCGCGTGCCGCCCGGCTCCTCCAGTGGGCGTTTGCTGCGCCTGCGTGGCCGGGGCCTGGAGCTGGATCAGCAGCGGGGCGATCAACTGGTGGAGATCCGGATCATGGTGCCCGACGAGCTCAGCGAGGCCGAGGAAGCCCTCTACCGCAGGCTTCAGCAGCTCGGCCATGAACTGGAGTGA
- a CDS encoding DUF3110 domain-containing protein, with protein sequence MPVHVLLFDAGSENEGIHSLELNGTTVVLLFEDRDDAERYAGLLEAQDFPTPSVEALDREEMELFCAESGYQARVVPSGFLPQSAEDRLLIAPPEANMDVSSWQEQADRSGEGDPRSPGESLSSGDPELENFRRRLEGLL encoded by the coding sequence ATGCCGGTTCATGTGCTCCTCTTCGACGCCGGCAGCGAAAACGAGGGAATCCATTCCCTGGAGCTGAACGGCACCACGGTGGTGCTCCTGTTCGAGGATCGCGATGACGCCGAGCGTTACGCCGGCCTGCTGGAAGCCCAGGATTTCCCCACCCCCTCCGTCGAGGCCCTCGACCGTGAGGAGATGGAGCTGTTCTGCGCTGAATCGGGCTACCAGGCGCGGGTGGTGCCCAGCGGTTTTCTGCCCCAGTCGGCGGAGGATCGGCTGTTGATCGCCCCTCCTGAAGCCAACATGGATGTCTCGAGCTGGCAGGAGCAGGCCGATCGTTCAGGGGAAGGGGACCCTCGCTCCCCAGGGGAGTCGCTCAGTTCCGGCGATCCAGAACTCGAAAACTTCCGCCGCCGGCTGGAGGGCTTGCTGTGA
- the murQ gene encoding N-acetylmuramic acid 6-phosphate etherase — MSALTSPASDRGALLTEQPNPASAELDQLATAALVQLFCDEDRRPQQAVAAAAPQLTQAIDAISARLGHGGRLFYLGAGTSGRLGVLDAAECPPTFCSPPELVQGVLAGGAAALLRSSEGLEDLREAGRADLLERGFSEADALVGIAAGGTTPYVLGALELAQELGALAIALACVPADQAPMPCDIDIRLLTGPELLTGSTRLKAGTATKMALNILSTGVMVRLGKVHGNRMVDVAVTNSKLEDRALRILRDLAGVERPEGTRLLEESGGSVKRALLMAQRGVSATEAASRLEQSGGRLREALRLNAAR; from the coding sequence GTGAGCGCCCTCACCAGCCCAGCGTCCGATCGCGGCGCCTTGCTCACCGAGCAGCCCAATCCCGCCAGCGCCGAACTCGATCAGCTGGCCACCGCTGCGCTGGTGCAGCTGTTCTGCGACGAGGACCGGCGGCCCCAGCAGGCGGTGGCCGCCGCTGCCCCCCAGCTGACCCAGGCGATCGATGCCATCAGCGCTCGCCTCGGCCATGGGGGCCGCTTGTTCTACCTCGGTGCCGGCACCTCGGGGCGCCTGGGGGTGCTGGATGCGGCCGAGTGTCCGCCCACGTTCTGCTCGCCGCCGGAGCTCGTGCAGGGGGTGCTGGCCGGGGGGGCAGCGGCCCTGCTGCGCAGCTCCGAGGGCCTCGAAGACCTGCGGGAGGCCGGCCGCGCCGATCTGCTTGAGCGCGGGTTTTCGGAAGCAGATGCCCTGGTGGGGATCGCTGCCGGGGGCACCACCCCCTACGTGCTCGGGGCCCTGGAGCTGGCGCAGGAGCTCGGCGCCCTGGCGATTGCCCTGGCCTGCGTCCCGGCCGACCAGGCACCGATGCCCTGCGACATCGACATCCGTCTCTTGACGGGCCCCGAGCTGCTCACCGGCTCCACCCGGCTCAAGGCCGGCACCGCCACAAAAATGGCGCTCAATATCCTCTCCACGGGAGTGATGGTGCGCCTGGGCAAGGTGCACGGCAACCGCATGGTCGATGTGGCCGTCACCAACAGCAAGCTGGAAGACCGGGCCCTGCGCATCCTGCGGGATCTGGCCGGAGTGGAGCGCCCAGAGGGCACCAGGTTGCTGGAGGAATCGGGGGGTTCGGTGAAGCGGGCGTTGCTGATGGCCCAGCGGGGGGTGTCGGCCACCGAGGCCGCTTCCCGACTGGAGCAATCGGGCGGCCGGTTGCGGGAGGCACTTCGGCTCAACGCTGCTCGGTAG
- the mtnP gene encoding S-methyl-5'-thioadenosine phosphorylase — MSSPTGLDLATARLGVLGGSGLYAMEGLEDIQELQVETPFGAPSDALRLGRIGDLEVVFLARHGRHHTFTPTEVPYRANIWALRSLGVRWIVSCSAVGSLLEEVRPLDMVVPDQFIDRTHQRPLTFFGEGAVAHVGFADPFCPALSRLLADVADSLMPEGRRLHRGGTYLCMEGPAFSTRAESRFYQSLDCAVIGMTNHTEARLAREAEIAYTTLAMATDYDCWHADHDAVSVEMVIDNLRANAALAQDIIKTAAERIAAQRPLSSAHQALRHALMTPKEQVPASTRAKLDLFTTPYWGAVATEQR, encoded by the coding sequence ATGAGCAGCCCCACCGGCCTCGATCTGGCCACCGCCCGTCTCGGCGTGCTGGGCGGCAGCGGTCTCTATGCCATGGAGGGGCTCGAAGACATCCAGGAGCTGCAGGTGGAGACCCCCTTCGGCGCTCCCTCCGATGCCCTGCGCCTGGGTCGGATCGGCGATCTGGAGGTGGTGTTCCTGGCTCGCCATGGCCGCCACCACACCTTCACCCCCACGGAGGTGCCCTACCGGGCCAACATCTGGGCCCTGCGCTCGCTCGGGGTGCGCTGGATCGTCTCCTGCTCCGCCGTGGGCTCGCTGCTCGAGGAGGTGCGCCCCCTGGACATGGTGGTGCCCGATCAATTCATCGACCGCACCCACCAGCGGCCCCTGACGTTTTTCGGGGAGGGGGCCGTGGCCCACGTGGGCTTTGCCGATCCCTTCTGCCCCGCCCTCAGCCGCCTGCTGGCCGATGTGGCCGACAGCCTGATGCCCGAAGGGCGCCGTCTGCACCGGGGCGGCACCTACCTGTGCATGGAAGGCCCGGCCTTCTCCACCCGGGCTGAATCGCGCTTTTATCAGAGCCTCGACTGCGCGGTGATCGGCATGACCAACCACACCGAAGCGCGCCTGGCGCGGGAGGCGGAGATCGCCTACACCACCCTGGCCATGGCCACCGACTACGACTGCTGGCATGCCGATCACGACGCCGTGAGCGTGGAGATGGTGATCGACAACCTCCGGGCCAATGCGGCCCTGGCCCAGGACATCATCAAAACGGCGGCCGAGCGCATCGCCGCCCAACGCCCCCTGAGCAGCGCCCACCAGGCCCTGCGCCACGCCCTGATGACCCCCAAGGAGCAGGTGCCCGCCAGCACGCGGGCCAAGCTCGACCTGTTCACCACCCCCTACTGGGGAGCGGTGGCTACCGAGCAGCGTTGA
- a CDS encoding peptidylprolyl isomerase, which translates to MTKALMDTDAGTVELELFDADAPGTVANFVKLANDGYYDGLAFHRVIGGFMAQGGCPNTRAGAKGAPGTGGPGYTIPCEINSRKHQAGSLSMAHAGKNTGGSQFFLCHDAQPHLDGVHTVFGQAANVDVVLAIQKGTKINKVTISA; encoded by the coding sequence GTGACCAAAGCCCTGATGGACACCGATGCCGGCACCGTCGAACTGGAGCTGTTCGACGCCGACGCCCCCGGCACCGTGGCCAACTTCGTCAAGTTGGCCAACGACGGCTACTACGACGGCCTGGCCTTCCACCGGGTGATCGGTGGGTTCATGGCCCAGGGCGGCTGCCCCAACACCCGCGCCGGGGCCAAGGGCGCGCCGGGCACCGGCGGCCCCGGCTACACGATTCCCTGTGAGATCAACAGCCGCAAGCACCAGGCCGGCTCCCTCTCGATGGCCCACGCCGGCAAGAACACCGGCGGCAGTCAGTTCTTCCTCTGCCATGACGCCCAGCCCCACCTCGATGGGGTGCACACGGTGTTCGGCCAGGCGGCCAACGTGGATGTGGTGCTGGCGATTCAGAAGGGCACCAAGATCAACAAGGTGACGATCAGTGCCTGA